ACCGCATCAAGATCCGCATGCACACCAGTAGCTCGACCAGACTCCGCTACCTGCTCAACACCCGCATCATCTTCTTCATAAATATCGGAAACACGTTTTTGCCCAGCCATCACAACCTCCTGCATCTACATTCACAACTGTTTTCAATCTAACCGGCCATCCACAGGAAAATCGCACCCGCTCACCGCCCTAAACGCCGCCCCCACATACGA
This region of Dermatophilus congolensis genomic DNA includes:
- a CDS encoding ubiquitin-like protein Pup, encoding MAGQKRVSDIYEEDDAGVEQVAESGRATGVHADLDAVLDDIDAVLETHAEEFVANFVQKGGQ